One genomic segment of Helianthus annuus cultivar XRQ/B chromosome 14, HanXRQr2.0-SUNRISE, whole genome shotgun sequence includes these proteins:
- the LOC110914481 gene encoding uncharacterized protein LOC110914481, which produces MRSPTLHRLTTTFNRSHLNPVQPSLRSDSNFNITMADSGSNNKIKSDDGLSTVKDATETKKLSEIPPPPEKPLPGDCCGSGCVRCVWDVYYDELEEYYKICKGGSDSTAGSKLNIVNLIIRKRHGEKSNTKTNNPGSALPVSTPSPLQQPPPTTQTPPVNKKPSPPPAVNAMNSSLNSLHHTHPPLNHILTTSSNRFHHLYLPNPKPYRHRSTTFSALRRRRHLRRRRTDGNNTYIPTNDTDSSSTHSDSKLHMVIDLEQYIPDRASISLNRLLKTAELKFNQFVESGNDAVEDLRTMITVAGDRRVVVSCRKSTVYFFGQLIVLSFVTVFTFKVLVKLGLGFRNLFRRRGHDGEVVVTRRDRSLGGREVVVSTKKEPKREFGESVNPLSSDEDLVMRFSGSMVKNWAKSKKKLPDWWPESRPAPLEGIDKEENQRKANWLIRAIMDYRTSGKDIQEDDIILLRRICRMSGVNVHIDTSNSRDSIYRASVDFTLNTCGRVPSHSTFVQIDGEDTREFIAGLADNIGLERPRAARIVAAAVAARTRSWLLQAWALEMQGKHIEAVDELSKLCLVHRIFPPEEGSPEMEMVARGLEKHLKLEQRVNLLKMLVGVSTEENRRSLVEALGLEMSAASVGDEQENMLSLHEDDQER; this is translated from the exons ATGAGATCACCTACTCTGCACCGACTCACCACCACTTTTAACCGATCTCATCTCAATCCAGTTCAACCTTCTCTCAGATCTGATTCAAATTTCAACATCACCATGGCTGATTCAGGTTCTAATAATAAAATCAAGTCAGATGACGGTTTGAGCACTGTTAAGGACGCAACGGAGACGAAAAAGCTGTCAGAGATCCCTCCACCACCGGAGAAACCGTTGCCGGGAGACTGTTGTGGCAGCGGTTGTGTTCGGTGCGTTTGGGACGTGTATTACGACGAGCTTGAAGAGTATTATAAGATTTGTAAAGGAGGATCTGATTCTACAGCTGGATCTAAG ttaaatataGTAAATTTAATTATCCGAAAGAGACATGGTGAAAAAAGCAATACAAAAACCAACAATCCGGGCAGTGCACTCCCCGTATCTACTCCGTCGCCACTTCAACAACCACCACCAACAACCCAAACTCCGCCGGTGAACAAAAAACCCTCACCCCCACCGGCGGTCAACGCAATGAACTCATCACTAAACTCACTCCACCACACTCATCCACCACTCAACCACATCCTCACCACCTCCAGTAACCGTTTCCACCACCTCTAcctaccaaatcccaaaccctACCGCCACCGCTCTACAACCTTCTCCGCTCTCCGCCGTCGCCGCCACCTCCGCCGCCGCCGTACCGACGGTAACAACACCTACATCCCTACCAACGACACCGACTCTTCCTCAACTCATTCAGATTCCAAACTTCATATGGTAATCGATCTCGAACAATACATACCGGATAGAGCATCTATATCGTTAAATAGGTTGTTAAAAACTGCCGAATTGAAGTTTAATCAGTTTGTTGAGTCCGGAAACGACGCCGTTGAGGATCTCCGGACGATGATAACCGTCGCCGGAGATCGGAGAGTCGTCGTGTCCTGCCGGAAGTCAACGGTCTATTTCTTCGGTCAATTGATTGTATTAAGTTTCGTTACGGTGTTCACTTTCAAGGTTTTGGtgaaattagggttagggtttcggAATTTGTTTAGGCGTAGGGGGCATGATGGTGAGGTGGTGGTTACTAGGAGAGATAGGAGTCTTGGTGGCAGAGAGGTGGTGGTTAGTACTAAGAAGGAACCTAAGAGAGAGTTCGGAGAGTCGGTGAATCCGTTGTCGTCTGATGAGGATTTGGTGATGAGGTTTTCGGGGTCGATGGTGAAGAATTGGGCGAAGTCGAAGAAGAAGCTTCCGGATTGGTGGCCGGAGTCTCGGCCTGCTCCGTTAGAGgggattgataaggaagagaatCAGCGGAAGGCGAATTGGTTGATTAGAG CAATCATGGACTATAGAACCAGTGGAAAAGATATACAAGAGGATGACATCATCTTA CTGCGTAGAATATGCAGGATGTCCGGAGTGAATGTACACATAGACACCAGTAATTCACGAGATTCAATCTATCGTGCATCTGTTGACTTTACTTTAAACACTTGTGGCAG GGTACCAAGCCATTCTACATTTGTTCAGATTGACGGTGAAGATACACGAGAATTCATTGCTGGGCTTGCTGATAACATCGGTCTTGAACGCCCTCGTGCTGCTAGAATCGTGGCTGCAGCTGTTGCTGCACGTACCCGCTCATGGCTCTTACAGGCTTGG GCTCTGGAGATGCAAGGTAAGCATATTGAAGCAGTGGATGAATTGTCAAAGTTATGTCTGGTTCACAGGATATTTCCACCAGAAGAAGGCTCA CCTGAAATGGAGATGGTAGCTCGCGGGCTAGAGAAACATTTGAAACTGGAACAAAGAGTAAATTTGCTGAAAATGCTAGTCGGGGTGTCTACCGAAGAGAACCGCAGAAGTCTTGTTGAAGCTTTAGGCTTG GAAATGTCAGCTGCAAGTGTTGGTGATGAGCAAGAAAACATGCTGAGTCTGCATGAAGACGATCAAGAGCGTTGA